The following are encoded together in the Triticum dicoccoides isolate Atlit2015 ecotype Zavitan chromosome 6B, WEW_v2.0, whole genome shotgun sequence genome:
- the LOC119326477 gene encoding probable LRR receptor-like serine/threonine-protein kinase At4g36180, whose amino-acid sequence MRRPGAHAHLAGTAALFLLAAAIPVKTTAVVPSEGDALLAWKVSLLKAAALSNWTSAAPVCDWVGVFCDTAGRVETLRLERLGLSGGLDTLNTTVLPALAVLNLWGNNLRGAIPASISLLRSLKSLNLSSNRFNSSIPPQLGDMPGLQSLSLRNNRLVGDIPHQLCRLLSVRKIDLLNNRLTGNLPDCWCKFQALWYINLSKNRLTGDLPQCWCKLQALRYIDLSKNRLTGNLPDCWWNLQALQLMDLSRNSFSGEIPMTKASHNCSLMYLNLAKNAFAGTFPHLEGCSSLIALILGNNRFHGSIPPQIGNMQNLVSLQLYKNNLIGDIPHQLCELLSVRILDLSDNKLTGDLPACWCNLQALWYMKLSKNLLTGKLPGCWWNLEALEFMDLSDNSFLGEIPLAKARHNCSLKSLYLSENGFVGVFPQVLRACNSLVTLDIGNNRFFGVLPPWIVIWVQSMKILSLRSNNFTGEFPLELSQLSQLQLLDMANNSFIGAIPVAFGNLTSMRRPHNMSTLRPLGGLKYWDKIKINWKGQERTFNRTLELISGIDVSDNLLSRCIPEELTKLQGIQFLNLSRNHLSCSIPEDIGSLTFLESLDVSSNGLTGEIPPSMSSLSWLNSLNVSNNLLSGKIPNGSQMQTLTDPSIYSNNSGLCGFPLDMCANTLLSPNERNCEVEDQWLCYWVIAGIVFGFWLWFGMLFRVKAWRCAFLFFVDGVQCKIMKKVSR is encoded by the exons ATGAGGAGACCAGGCGCCCACGCTCACCTCGCCGGCACCGCCGCGCTCTTCCTGCTGGCGGCAGCCATCCCCGTGAAGACAACTGCTGTGGTGCCATCGGAGGGTGATGCCCTTCTGGCATGGAAGGTCAGCCtcctcaaggcagccgcactctctaacTGGACCAGTGCCGCGCCGGTCTGTGACTGGGTCGGCGTGTTCTGCGATACCGCGGGACGCGTCGAGACGCTAAGGCTCGAGAGACTCGGTCTCTCGGGCGGGCTCGATACACTCAACACCACGGTGCTCCCGGCGCTCGCCGTTCTGAACCTCTGGGGGAACAACCTCCGCGGGGCCATCCCGGCGAGCATCTCGCTGTTGCGCTCACTCAAATCACTCAACCTCAGCAGCAACCGTTTCAACAGCTCCATTCCACCGCAGCTTGGTGACATGCCCGGCCTCCAGTCCCTCAGCCTCCGCAATAACAGACTCGTCGGTGACATCCCGCACCAACTCTGTAGGCTCCTTTCTGTGAGGAAAATTGACCTGTTAAACAACCGGCTCACTGGGAACCTCCCGGACTGCTGGTGCAAATTCCAGGCTCTGTGGTATATCAACTTGTCAAAAAACCGACTCACAGGGGATCTACCGCAGTGCTGGTGCAAACTCCAGGCTCTGCGATACATCGACCTATCAAAAAACCGGCTCACTGGGAACCTCCCGGACTGTTGGTGGAATCTGCAGGCTCTGCAGCTCATGGACCTGTCCAGGAACTCCTTCTCAGGTGAAATCCCCATGACTAAGGCAAGTCACAACTGCTCTCTCATGTACCTAAATCTCGCCAAAAATGCCTTTGCTGGGACCTTCCCACACCTAGAGGGATGCAGCTCGCTGATCGCCCTCATTCTTGGCAACAATAGGTTCCACGGCTCCATCCCACCACAGATCGGCAACATGCAAAACCTCGTCAGCCTCCAACTCTACAAAAACAACCTCATCGGTGACATCCCGCACCAGCTCTGCGAGCTACTTTCCGTCAGGATACTCGATCTATCAGACAACAAGCTTACTGGGGACCTCCCAGCGTGCTGGTGCAATCTCCAGGCTCTGTGGTACATGAAGCTGTCCAAAAACCTGCTAACTGGGAAACTCCCGGGCTGCTGGTGGAACCTGGAGGCTCTAGAGTTCATGGACCTGTCCGACAACTCCTTCTTAGGTGAGATCCCTCTGGCTAAGGCAAGACACAACTGCTCTCTCAAGTCATTGTACCT ttcCGAAAATGGCTTTGTTGGTGTCTTCCCACAGGTCCTAAGAGCCTGCAACTCGCTGGTCACCCTAGACATTGGGAACAATAGGTTCTTTGGTGTCCTCCCTCCATGGATTGTGATTTGGGTTCAATCAATGAAAATCCTTAGCCTCAGATCAAACAACTTCACCGGAGAATTTCCTTTGGAGCTATCACAACTTTCTCAGCTTCAGTTGCTCGACATGGCAAACAATAGCTTCATTGGAGCAATTCCGGTAGCCTTCGGAAACTTGACCTCCATGAGGCGTCCACATAATATGTCAACTCTGAGACCGCTCGGCGGATTAAAATATTGGGATAAGATCAAAATAAACTGGAAGGGGCAAGAGCGAACTTTCAACAGAACACTAGAGTTAATAAGTGGTATTGATGTGTCGGACAATTTGTTGTCTCGGTGCATCCCTGAAGAGCTAACCAAACTTCAGGGCATCCAGTTCCTGAATCTATCAAGAAATCACCTGTCATGCAGCATTCCTGAAGACATTGGCAGTTTGACTTTTCTCGAGTCCCTTGATGTGTCATCTAATGGACTTACAGGAGAAATTCCTCCCAGCATGTCGAGCTTATCATGGCTAAATTCGTTGAATGTCTCGAACAATCTTTTGTCGGGCAAGATACCCAATGGGAGTCAGATGCAAACCCTGACTGACCCATCAATTTACTCCAATAATTCTGGGCTCTGTGGATTTCCTCTCGACATGTGTGCAAATACTTTGCTTTCACCAAATGAGAGAAATTGCGAAGTTGAGGATCAGTGGTTGTGCTATTGGGTGATCGCTGGGATTGTGTTTGGTTTCTGGCTATGGTTTGGTATGCTCTTTAGAGTTAAGGCTTGGAGATGTGCTTTTCTCTTCTTTGTGGATGGTGTGCAATGTAAGATTATGAAGAAGGTGTCACGTTAG